The nucleotide sequence GAACCCTATAAAGATAGTAACGATGCTAGAGTTTATGAATGGGAAAATAATGAAAGTGTGCGTTTTAGAATTGTAACGGACACAAATTATAAACTAATCAAAGGGGAGGGTCACTCGAATACGCCACTATCCCCCTCTGATGAGATAATTATAACCTTTTACTCTGATAGAAATCTTAATAAACAAATGGAATTTAAAAATCCTAAAGTAGCAAAATACTATGCAAATCAAACAAAAAATTTTAAATCAAAATTAACAGAATTTAACACCAAAAATAATGCAAACAAAACTATCAAAAATAAAGACTTGGAGAAATAAATGCAAAACAATAAAAGCCTTCAAATTATTTTTCTTATTCTAGTAGGTTTCATTTTTACCTATTTACTAACTCCTATTGTTTTCTTTGTTTTGAACAAAGTAAAAATAATGAAAGCGATTGAAATCTATAACATTAACTTCACTTTACAGGCAGTCGCTAATCATTATCCAAAAATATGGCTTTCTTTGGGTATCACTTTCGCATTTTGCTTGTTTGCTTTGACTCTTTTGGTGTTTTCCTTAAAAACCAAAAAATCTCAATTTGGCGAAGCTAGATTTGCTAATTTTAATGAAATTAAAAAAATGAATTTATTTGGAGATAAGGGCATTATTATTGGAAAATATAAGGGAAAATTATTAAGATTTGGGGGTCAGCAATTTGTAGCTTTAGGGGCTCCTACAAGAAGTGGTAAGGGTGTGGGTATTGTGATACCAAATTTATTAGAATGGCAAGAAAGTGCTGTGGTGCAAGATATTAAGCAAGAATGCTTTGATTACACCAGTAAATATAGAAAAGAAATCTTAGGACAAGAAGTTTATCTTTTTAATCCATTTTCAAGACAAACACACCGCTACAATCCTTTAACCTACATTGATATGAATGATAAAGAGCATTGCGATAGTCAATTAATGGATTTAGGCAATATCCTTTATCCACTTGATGGAGATTCCACTTCAAAATTTTTCAATGGATTGGCTCAAAATCTATTCATAGGACTTTGTTATTTATGGCGTGATTTGCAACTTAGTAACAATGGAAAAGATTTTCAAAAAGCTTTTAATGTAGATGTAGGAGAATTTAACTTTTACAATATCTTACAACTCTCAAAAGGTTTAACTCTTAAAAATGAGGAAAATAATATTAGAGGCTTTGATGATACATACAATTTTTTAGTCTATTGTGAAATTTTAGATGAAGCTACCATAAGACGCTTAGAAACTTATTTTAATATCAGCTCAGACGCAACTAAATCGGGCGTAATGAGTTCTTTTAATGCTCCTCTTGTGCCATTTGAAAGTGAAACTCTAAGATTAAGCACAGAAACAAGTGATTTTGATTTAAGAGATTTACGCAAAAAGAAAATGACAATTTATATAGGAATTACGCCTGATCAATTAGCAAATGCTGGATTTATTTTAAATATATTTTGGTCGCAACTTATTCTACTAAATACTAAAGAATTACCACAAAGCAATAAAGAATTAAAATACACCTGCTTAATGGTTATGGACGAATTTACTGCACCCGGTAGAATTCCTATCTATCAATCTGCTGTAAGCTTTATGGCTGGATATTGGCTACGCTCTTTAATGATTTATCAATCTAACTCGCAACTTGAAACGCAACAGCCTTTAGGTTATGGAAAAGAAGGAGCTAAAACACTTTTAACAAATCACGCTTGTCAAATTTTTTATGCACCAAGAGAGCAAGAAGACGCAGAGGCTATTTCTAGGATTTTAGGAAATACCACTTTTAAAACAAGCTCAAGAAGTATTAATACAAGTGGTAATGGTGGTGGCTCAAGAAGTATTAGTGAAGCAAGTAGAGCTTTAATGTTACCGCAAGAGCTAAGAGAAATGGCTTTTGAAAACGAGTTGATTACTATTGATAGTGGCAAACCTATCTTATGCAATAAAGCATTTTATTATTCAGATTCTTATTTTATGGATAAATTTAAAGCTGTTTCAAAAAGCTTATCAACAATAAGAAAAATTCCAACAAGAGAACAATTAGAAAATGCAATCTTAAAAGGAGAATGCAAAATAAAAATTCAAATCATAGGAGAAAACAATGAAAAAAATGTCGCTTAGTTTAGCTGTAATTGCTTCATTAGTAGTTGGGTGTTCTGCCCCACAACCAAAAAAATTAGATAATGGTTCTATTTTAACTATTAACACTTCCATTTTGGAAAAACAATATAACTTTGTTCCAAAAGATAGCTTTTTAAGCTCACAAAATTGGACTTATCAAATCATCGCTGAAAAGAAATCAGAAAAAGATGACTTTATCAAAAATGAGCTTATAACGAAAACTTTTTTATTAGCTCACAATGCTAGTAGAATGATTTTAGTCGGTAGAGAAGATTTGATACAAGCCTACAAGGAATATTTTATCAAAAATCAAGTCATTATCCCTATTGAATTACAGCCTATCAATCCTTATGAAGAGGATTACAACAAGGTTAGTATTTTATTTTTTAACAAAATTAAAGGAGAGTAAAAAATGAAAAAAGTTCTTTTATCTATTTTAGCTTTTGGTGTTGTATCCTCTAATGCAATAGAATTAGAAATGCTAACAGGAGATACTAGATTAGCGTGCGAGGCAATGCTTTGTCTAGCAAGTCCTACTCAACCAGCAGAATGTAGTGCCTCTTTAGCAAGATATTTTAGCATACATTTTAAAAAGCCGTGGAAAACTATTAATGCTAGAAAAGCTTTTTTAAATCTTTGCCCCATAGGAGATGCAGATAGTGAAATGCTTAAATATAAAAACGAAATTTTAGCGAACCTAGATGGAGCTTGTAGCGTAGAAGCGTTGAATCAGCGTATCGAAAAAACCTTATTGAGAGTTGAACAATTTTGCGAGAGTAGTGGAGCTGGAGATGGCACTTCGTGTAAAAATGTAAATATTTATGGCTTTAGAATCAATCCACAATTAACAAATTCTTGCAGATTGCTATCTTCATCAAAATATACAGATTATCACTTAAAATACACTTGCAACAATAAATTTTACGAACAAGAAGAATGGCAAAGAGGCTATGAATTAAAGGAAATCTCGCAAGAAATTTACAATGCCTTACCTGTATCGCAAAGAGAGCAAGGAGAAAAATTAACAGAAATTAGCAGATATGAATTTATAAAATTGCCTCAAAATCAAAGAAAACAAATTGGGTTTAAATATTACAAAATTAATATTGCTTATTATCAAAAAATGGCTATCAAAAAAGAATGTTGGGTTAATGAGAAATAATGATGAACGAGATTAATTCTAACGAAAATCTTTTTGAAATTGTCAATAATGAGCAAGAAATATCTGCGACTAATTACAATGAGTTATTACAAAAATTTGCCAATATTATGAAAGAAATTAATGCCAAAATTCATATTGGCAAACAAAACTCGCAAAGCAATACGGAAGATGGCATTTTTAAAGATTTAGAAAATAATTATATAGAGCTAAATAATACGCATTTGGCTCTTGTTTCTTATTTTACAAATCCTCCAAACGATGAGGAAAAAGAACTCATCAGCAAAACAGCCTCCATAAGAAAGACTATGGAAGATTTTGCAAAATTTGCTAATGAAATTCAAAAAATATCATTAGATGAAAAATTAGAAAAATATAATGAACAGATTAATCAATTTTGCGAGATAGTGGAATATAAACTTTCTCATAATGCACAAAACTACAATGACTTTCTTGATAGCTTTATCAAAGATGGCAAAGATAAGCTTAATATTTTCTCGCAAATATTTACAAAAATGATAAAGAATACAAAATCATTTCTTATATTTTTTAGCTTTACAACAATTGGACTTGGTATAACGCTTGGTATTCTGCTATTTCTTATTTATACAAAAAATACAGAACTTGAAAATTTACAAAAAAGAGTAAGCGTAATCACTCAAGGCTTGGCAACAATCTCCGTTAATGAAGACGATAAAAGCCTCACCTTGAGCTTTGCAAAAAAACAAAAAACTATTCTTACGGAAAATAAAAATAGTATTCAAATCACACTACAAGGAGGTGAATGAACGGAGGAATTATATATAAAAATTGCAAAAAACAAAAAACAAAAAATTTTTAAGGAGATAAAAATGGCATTTGGAAGATTAGTTAATGATAAGATTGTTATTGATACAAACAATGCTTTAAACTACAAAAACAAGGAGGGTGATATTCAGCAAAGAAAAGTGGATACTGCTTTGATTGATGTGATTAAAGAAGCAGGACAAGTTGCGGCAATGGAACACGGTGCTGTGCTTTTTTCTGCAAAGATTAATAATGAGTGGAAAAACTATTTTGTTAATAGAGATGAAAAAACTCATAATATCGTCTTAAAACCTACTAATTCACAAAATAGAGATGATTTTATCTACATCAACTCTAATGTCAATGAGCAAGGTTATTTTTACTACACCATTAATCAAAAGAGAGAATCCGCAAAAGAATTAATTGAGGGAGTTGGGATTACAGAACACCAAAATCAAGATGGATCTAAAAGTCATTATCTGGAAACTAATGTGAGACTCTACAACGAGGAGCTAAAAAGCGAACTCAAAGAAAAAGGCAAAGAATTTGTAGCTGTAATTTCAAATGCAGGTTTTGAAGTTGTTAATGAAGCTGAAATGAAAGCACAAAAACAAAAGCAACAAATGCAGCAAACCCAAGAGATTAAAGAGCCTGAAAAAAAGCAAGATAAAGGCTTAGAAAGATGATATACACACCCTTATGGGTGTGTATTTATAATAATTATTGTAATATAAAATATATTTATAATTAATAATATATAACATAAATAACTATTATATTCTAATAATTATTTATGTTATCCAGTAATAAAGAAAGGTAAAAAATGAGATTATTTATAGCAGAAAAACCTGAACTTGGTAGAGCCATTGCGGAAGGACTAGAAGGAAGTTATAAAAGTGGCGAAGGCTACATACAAAAAGGAAATGACATTATTACTTGGGCTTTTGGGCATATTTTAGAACTTGCTAAACCTGAAGAATATGATGAAAAATATAAGCTGTGGAAACTTGAGGATTTGCCACTACCCATTAAAGAATTTAAATATTTACCTAAGAAAGATAGCAGAAAACAGCTCAAAATCATCTGCGATTTAATCCATAGCGACAAAATTACTTCTATTGTAAATTGTGGGGATGCAGATGATGAGGGACAAATCTTAGTCGATGAAATTATTCAGTATTCTAAAAGCTCCAAACCTGTCTTTAGAGTTTTAATTAATGACTTAACTCCAAAAGCAGTCAAAGAAGAAATAGCAAAAATTAAATCTAATACAGATTTTAAAGGTATGAGCGAAAGAGGCTTTGCAAGAAGTCAAGCTGATTGGATAGTAGGAATTAATCTTACAAGGGCTTACACCATCATTGCTAGACAAAACAATTTTGAGGGCATCTTAAGTGTAGGAAGAGTGCAAACTCCTATTTTAGGACTTATAGTTGCTAGAGATAAAGAATTTGAAAGCTTTAAAAGCATAGATTATTATTCCTTACTTGGAAATTTTGAAATTAACAATCATACAATTCAAGCACGATTAAAGACAGAAGAAAAAATTACAGATGAAAATCTAGCTAAAGAAATTAAAAATATGTGCGAAAATCAAAATGCAAAAATAAATGTAAAGATAGAAAATAAAAAAGAATATCCGCCACTACCCTATAATTTACTTATTTTACAGGCAGAGTGTGCAAAATTTTTTGGATTTAGCCCTGATAAAACCCTACAAATCACACAATCCTTAAGAGAAAAACATAAAGCAATTACTTACAATAGGTCAGATTGTCAGTATCTTCCTGAAACAATCTTTGAAGAAGCTCCACAAATTTTAAATTCCATAAAAACAAATTTAAATAATGATGAGATTGAAGCTCTCATCGCTGGTAGTGATACAAAAATAAAAAGCAAAGCTTTTAATGATGAGAACATTTCAGCACATTATGGAATCATTCCTACTCAAAACAAGATTTCATCACAATTAAGCAAAGATGAATCAGTCGTTTATGATTTAATTTCTAAAAGATTTATCATTCAATTTTTTCAGCCTAGAGAATATCAAACCACCACAATTAATTTAGAAATCAATCAAAAAATTTTTACCGCAACACAAAGCAAAACAACAAAAAGCGGTTTTAGAAGTCTATGGAAAAATATTGATACCGATAAAGAAGAGGAGCTTGATAGTGATAAAAACGAATATGATTTATCTAGCTTAAAAGATAATGATAATGCAAAATGTGCTTTGGTGCAGATTGAAAAGAAGCAAACAAAACCTCGCCCTTATTACACTATGACAACATTACTTAAAGATTTAAATAGTGTCGCAAAATATGTAAGCGATGAAAAAATTAAAAAATTACTGATGGAAAAAGATAAAGACAAAAAAGGAGAAAGCGGGGGTATAGGCACACCTGCTACAAGGTCAAATCACATAAAAACCCTTATTGAAAGAGAATATATAGAGGTAAGCAAAGATAAAAAGCAAGTTGTTAAATCTACGCAAAAAGGTAGGGATTTAATCGCACT is from Campylobacter vulpis and encodes:
- a CDS encoding type IV secretory system conjugative DNA transfer family protein, whose product is MQNNKSLQIIFLILVGFIFTYLLTPIVFFVLNKVKIMKAIEIYNINFTLQAVANHYPKIWLSLGITFAFCLFALTLLVFSLKTKKSQFGEARFANFNEIKKMNLFGDKGIIIGKYKGKLLRFGGQQFVALGAPTRSGKGVGIVIPNLLEWQESAVVQDIKQECFDYTSKYRKEILGQEVYLFNPFSRQTHRYNPLTYIDMNDKEHCDSQLMDLGNILYPLDGDSTSKFFNGLAQNLFIGLCYLWRDLQLSNNGKDFQKAFNVDVGEFNFYNILQLSKGLTLKNEENNIRGFDDTYNFLVYCEILDEATIRRLETYFNISSDATKSGVMSSFNAPLVPFESETLRLSTETSDFDLRDLRKKKMTIYIGITPDQLANAGFILNIFWSQLILLNTKELPQSNKELKYTCLMVMDEFTAPGRIPIYQSAVSFMAGYWLRSLMIYQSNSQLETQQPLGYGKEGAKTLLTNHACQIFYAPREQEDAEAISRILGNTTFKTSSRSINTSGNGGGSRSISEASRALMLPQELREMAFENELITIDSGKPILCNKAFYYSDSYFMDKFKAVSKSLSTIRKIPTREQLENAILKGECKIKIQIIGENNEKNVA
- a CDS encoding cag pathogenicity island Cag12 family protein, whose amino-acid sequence is MKKMSLSLAVIASLVVGCSAPQPKKLDNGSILTINTSILEKQYNFVPKDSFLSSQNWTYQIIAEKKSEKDDFIKNELITKTFLLAHNASRMILVGREDLIQAYKEYFIKNQVIIPIELQPINPYEEDYNKVSILFFNKIKGE
- a CDS encoding TrbM/KikA/MpfK family conjugal transfer protein; its protein translation is MKKVLLSILAFGVVSSNAIELEMLTGDTRLACEAMLCLASPTQPAECSASLARYFSIHFKKPWKTINARKAFLNLCPIGDADSEMLKYKNEILANLDGACSVEALNQRIEKTLLRVEQFCESSGAGDGTSCKNVNIYGFRINPQLTNSCRLLSSSKYTDYHLKYTCNNKFYEQEEWQRGYELKEISQEIYNALPVSQREQGEKLTEISRYEFIKLPQNQRKQIGFKYYKINIAYYQKMAIKKECWVNEK
- a CDS encoding DNA topoisomerase 3, with the translated sequence MRLFIAEKPELGRAIAEGLEGSYKSGEGYIQKGNDIITWAFGHILELAKPEEYDEKYKLWKLEDLPLPIKEFKYLPKKDSRKQLKIICDLIHSDKITSIVNCGDADDEGQILVDEIIQYSKSSKPVFRVLINDLTPKAVKEEIAKIKSNTDFKGMSERGFARSQADWIVGINLTRAYTIIARQNNFEGILSVGRVQTPILGLIVARDKEFESFKSIDYYSLLGNFEINNHTIQARLKTEEKITDENLAKEIKNMCENQNAKINVKIENKKEYPPLPYNLLILQAECAKFFGFSPDKTLQITQSLREKHKAITYNRSDCQYLPETIFEEAPQILNSIKTNLNNDEIEALIAGSDTKIKSKAFNDENISAHYGIIPTQNKISSQLSKDESVVYDLISKRFIIQFFQPREYQTTTINLEINQKIFTATQSKTTKSGFRSLWKNIDTDKEEELDSDKNEYDLSSLKDNDNAKCALVQIEKKQTKPRPYYTMTTLLKDLNSVAKYVSDEKIKKLLMEKDKDKKGESGGIGTPATRSNHIKTLIEREYIEVSKDKKQVVKSTQKGRDLIALSPKALTTPDMTALWFEQQKMIEAQELTRGQFLEEVTKEVIGEIQRISNNKDFKILEDKNQQKIQCPQCDKGYLIKRKGKYGDFWGCSEYKEGCKAIYPDNKGKPNFETKQNNSDTTYKCPQCDKGFLQRMKSKNGKSWWWGCNEFKQGCKAMYYDDNGKPKI